Proteins co-encoded in one Siniperca chuatsi isolate FFG_IHB_CAS linkage group LG11, ASM2008510v1, whole genome shotgun sequence genomic window:
- the rtkn2 gene encoding rhotekin-2 — MDNMDDPRDVQTSKRNGSSRSLLSAGSAVAMEIKRKKIRQSALFLQTENTNIQEKLDFEMRMREGAYKLLLACSKREQVLNASKNLLTCNARIKAYLTQLQKKKWEQDMMGAVRRLSDPASDDRVPCNGTIAMSDLRFPLMWRDSDHFNNRGSSRRVAVFCLIQIGSEVFDTQMVVVDRSVTDVCFEGVTIFKEAVPQFELKVELWSCALEEELTLVNTPKKLAKKLRNSFGKTAGKKLCPLLDPPDPDTFLQYNPIPFQAKYSLLAYTTLCLPEAEGSFQSHSLIVLQGAEWSSWLPLYGNLCCRLVAQPVCMTQSMMTGYLSQKQSVEGIYRCCSLYCVLSAGFLSCYFTPEEIDAKVQPTLNVPINKDTRIRVMEKESAGQKSRSLSIINPSPEGSQTIVFTTESSEELEDWLDALHQHLYDQSQWLHCCNQLMKIEVASPQKPSLFLTKQADSVYNDLSINSPGKFESITDIIHNKIEETDGHFLIGHEEEKEVANWSTLFDGSHSVVVQKSILSQSKTSTPCSSPNTSSTFIGNKKRRAPPPPSDREPYAPPSHPARPPLPSSLHHHPPPPPPYQEKENSGTCTSRLATRPKTGRPSLDAKFSAIIQQLQRNNAVGAGALSRKNAPLGILDVQPQSQPQPPLQQLEYQNTDATGEHGFLRPSHGPGPRPVPAPRSKLRKSFRERMNLKAL, encoded by the exons ATGGACAATATGGACGACCCGCGGGATGTTCAAACTTCCAAGCGAAACGGGAGCTCCAGATCGTTATTATCGGCCGGTTCCGCGGTGGCAATGGAGATTAAACGGAAGAAAATACGGCAGAGTGCCTTATTCCTGCAAACAGAG AACACTAACATACAAGAAAAGCTTGACTTTGAGATGCGAATGCGGGAGGGTGCCTACAAGCTGCTGCTCGCCTGCAGTAAGAGAGAACAGGTTCTTAACGCTTCCAAGAACCTGCTGACCTGCAATGCCAGGATCAAGGCTTATCTCACacagctgcagaagaagaaatgggAGCAGGACATGATGGGAGCAGTCAGGAG aCTTTCAGATCCAGCTTCAGATGACCGTGTGCCCTGTAATGGGACAATTGCAATGTCTG ATCTGCGCTTTCCTTTGATGTGGAGGGATTCAGACCACTTCAACAACAGAGGGA GCTCTCGTCGAGTGGCGGTGTTCTGTCTGATACAGATTGGCTCAGAGGTGTTTGACACACAGATGGTGGTGGTGGACAGATCAGTCACTGACGTCTGCTTTGAGGGAGTCACCATCTT TAAAGAGGCAGTCCCTCAGTTTGAGCTGAAGGTGGAGCTGTGGAGCTGTGCCCTGGAGGAAGAACTCACGTTGGTAAACACGCCAAAGAAACTGGCCAAGAAGCTCCGCAATTCCTTTGGAAAGACCGCTGGGAAGAAgctctgccctctgctggacccTCCAGACCCTGACACCTTCCTGCAGTACAACCCCATACCCTT CCAAGCCAAGTACAGCCTGCTGGCCTACACTACACTGTGTCTGCCCGAGGCTGAAGGCAGCTTCCAGTCTCACTCCCTCATTGTCCTCCAAGGCG CTGAGTGGTCATCTTGGCTTCCGCTTTATGGCAACCTCTGCTGTCGGTTGGTGGCCCAGCCTGTCTGCATGACACAGAGCATGATGACCGGCTACCTGAGCCAGAAG CAAAGTGTGGAGGGGATTTACCGCTGCTGCAGTCTTTACTGTGTGTTGAGTGCTGGCTTTTTGTCCTGTTACTTCACCCCGGAAGAAATTGATGCTAAAGTGCAGCCCACTCTCAACGTACCCATCAACAAG GATACCCGGATCCGTGTGATGGAGAAGGAGTCGGCAGGCCAGAAGTCCAGGAGTCTGTCCATCATCAACCCTTCCCCAGAGGGATCTCAGACCATCGTCTTCACCACAGAAAGCAGTGAGGAGCTGGAGGACTGGCTCGACGCcctccaccagcacctctaTGATCAGA GTCAGTGGCTGCACTGCTGCAACCAGTTAATGAAGATCGAGGTTGCGTCACCACAGAAACCATCACTCTTCCTCACCAAGCAGGCTGACTCTGTTTACAATGACCTCA GTATAAATTCACCTGGCAAGTTTGAGAGCATCACAGACATTATCCACAACAAGATAGAGGAGACAGATGGCCACTTTCTCATTGGTCatgaagaggagaaggaagtgGCTAATTGGTCCACTCTGTTTGATGGGTCCCATTCAGTGGTAGTGCAGAAGAGTATTCTGTCCCAGAGCAAAACCTCCACCCCTTGTTCAAGCCCCAACACCAGCTCTACATTCATTGGCAACAAGAAGCGCCGTgccccaccccctccctctgACAGAGAGCCTTATGCTCCTCCCAGCCATCCTGCCAGACCTCCCCTCCCTTcttctcttcatcatcatcctcctcctcctcccccataCCAGGAGAAGGAGAACTCTGGCACTTGCACTTCACGCCTGGCCACAAGGCCTAAAACTGGCAGACCATCTCTGGATGCCAAATTCTCTGCCATCATCCAGCAGCTCCAGCGGAACAATGCTGTAGGAGCCGGAGCCCTCAGCCGGAAAAATGCTCCACTGGGCATCCTCGATGTACAACCACAAAGTCAGCCTCAGCCCCCTCTCCAGCAGCTTGAGTACCAGAACACTGATGCCACAGGTGAACATGGCTTCCTCAGACCAAGTCATGGTCCTGGTCCTCGTCCTGTTCCTGCACCAAGGAGCAAACTGAGGAAGTCTTTCAGAGAGAGGATGAACCTTAAAGCCTTGTGA